In a single window of the Arachis hypogaea cultivar Tifrunner chromosome 6, arahy.Tifrunner.gnm2.J5K5, whole genome shotgun sequence genome:
- the LOC112696594 gene encoding uncharacterized protein has protein sequence MVKAYLRYEPAASFGVIASVESNIAYDSSGKHLLSPALEKVGVWHVRPGICTKTLTPSPDSRVSSLAVTSIAPAPSSSQVAVGYADGSIRIWDSDAGTCETTLSGHKGAVTALLYNKAASVLASGSKDNDIILWDVVGETGMFRLRGHRDQVTDVVFVGSGKKLVSSSKDKFLRVWDLDSEYCIQIVGGHHSEIWSIDVDPEERYLVTGSADKVLRFYSIKHESVDGQSVNADSAVVGDGGSSVQNKWEVLRQFGEIQRQSKERVATVQFSKAGKLLACQVAGKTVEIYRVLDEAEAKKKARRRVHRRKEKKHAKEALGGTENGEVNKGVKGDITSETQGLIETSNPAVTVPDVFKLLHTLRASKKICSISFCPVTPKNSLASLALSLNNNLLEFYSIESSEATKTLAIELQGHRSDVRSVTLSSDNSLLMSTSHNAVKIWNPSTGSCLRTIDSGYGLCSLILPSNKYGLVGTKDGTIEIIDIGSGTRLEAVEAHGASVRSIALLPDKNGFVTGSADHDVKFWEYQLKQSPGQATKQLSVSNVSTMKMNDDVLVVAISPDSKYIAVALLDSTVKVHFADTFKFFLSLYGHKLPVLCMDISSDGDLIVTGSADKNLKIWGLDFGDCHKSIFAHADSVMAVQFVPKTHYVFSVGKDRLIKYWDADKFELLLTLEGHHADVWCLAISNRGDFVVTGSHDRSIRRWDRTEEQFFIEEEKEKRLEEMFEADLDNGFENKYAPKEEVPEEGAVALAGKKTQETLTASDLIIERLDIAEAEKKRIAEHEEEKNNKNAAAFQANPLMNGLSPSDYVLSAFSDIHSNDLEQTLLALPFSDALKLLSYLKDWTSYSDKVELICRIGTLLLQTHYNQLLTTPAARPILTAFSDIFYEHVKGWKDIFGFNLAAMDHIQQILATRSDAIFRDARSKLLEIHAKQSKHVAESYDTGEGKRRKK, from the exons ATGGTGAAGGCCTACCTCCGTTACGAGCCGGCGGCATCGTTCGGCGTCATCGCCTCCGTCGAGTCCAACATAGCCTATGACAGCTCCGGCAAGCACCTCCTCTCTCCGGCGCTCGAGAAGGTCGGCGTCTGGCACGTCCGTCCAGGCATCTGCACCAAAACCCTAACCCCTTCCCCTGACTCTCGAGTTTCCTCCCTCGCCGTCACCTCCATCGCCCCTGCCCCTTCTTCCTCCCAG GTAGCGGTTGGTTATGCTGATGGTAGCATAAGGATTTGGGACTCTGATGCGGGAACTTGTGAGACCACGCTGAGTGGGCACAAGGGAGCCGTCACTGCTCTTCTTTACAACAAGGCTGCTTCGGTGCTTGCTTCCGGGAGCAAGGACAATGATATCATTTTGTGGGATGTTGTTGGTGAGACCGGCATGTTTCGCCTCCGCGGGCATCGTGACCAG GTGACTGATGTAGTATTTGTGGGGTCTGGGAAAAAGCTAGTTAGTTCCTCGAAAGACAAGTTCTTGAGAGTGTGGGATCTAGATAGCGAGTATTGTATACAAATTGTTGGTGGTCATCATAGTGAAATTTGGTCTATAGATGTTGATCCTGAGGAAAGGTATCTGGTCACTGGTTCTGCAGACAAGGTGCTCCGGTTTTATTCAATCAAGCATGAGTCTGTGGATGGACAATCTGTAAATGCGGACAGTGCAGTGGTTGGTGATGGAGGCTCTTCTGTTCAAAACAAATGGGAAGTTTTGAGGCAGTTTGGCGAGATTCAGCGGCAAAGCAAGGAGAGAGTGGCAACTGTGCAGTTCAGTAAGGCAGGGAAACTGCTAGCTTGTCAGGTTGCAGGAAAGACAGTTGAGATATACCGTGTTCTGGATGAGGCTGAGGCGAAGAAGAAGGCAAGACGTCGGGTTCACCGCAGGAAAGAGAAGAAACATGCCAAAGAGGCTTTGGGGGGAACTGAAAATGGAGAAGTGAATAAAGGGGTTAAAGGAGATATAACTTCCGAGACTCAAGGGCTCATAGAAACAAGTAACCCTGCAGTTACTGTGCCTGATGTTTTTAAGCTACTCCATACCCTTAGAGCTAGCAAAAAGATATGCTCCATATCTTTTTGTCCAGTCACTCCTAAGAATTCACTGGCTAGTTTAGCATTGTCCTTGAACAATAATCTACTTGAGTTTTACTCCATTGAAAGCAGTGAAGCAACAAAAACACTTGCTATTGAGCTACAAGGACACCGTTCTGATGTTAGAAGTGTCACACTTAGTTCGGACAACAGTCTTTTGATGTCAACTAGTCACAATGCAGTTAAGATTTGGAACCCTAGCACTGGGTCATGCCTAAGGACAATCGATTCTGGGTATGGACTGTGCAGTTTAATTCTGCCCTCTAACAAGTATGGGCTTGTTGGAACTAAAGATGGAACCATAGAAATTATTGACATTGGAAGTGGCACTCGTTTAGAAGCAGTGGAAGCTCATGGTGCTTCTGTCCGTTCAATTGCTCTCCTGCCAGATAAAAATGGTTTTGTCACAGGAAGTGCTGATCATGACGTTAAGTTTTGGGAGTACCAGTTGAAGCAAAGCCCCGGTCAA gcTACTAAGCAACTTAGTGTGTCAAACGTCAGTACAATGAAGATGAATGATGATGTTCTTGTGGTTGCAATAAGTCCCGATTCTAAATATATTGCTGTGGCGCTGTTAGATAGTACTGTGAAG gtTCACTTTGCAGACACGTTCAAATTCTTCCTTTCATTATATGGCCATAAGCTGCCTGTTCTTTGTATGGATATCTCATCAGATGGAGATTTAATTGTGACTGGATCAGCAGACAAAAATTTGAAGATTTGGGGTCTGGATTTTGGTGATTGTCATAAATCTATTTTTGCGCATGCTGACAG TGTTATGGCAGTGCAATTTGTTCCCAAGACACACTATGTGTTTAGTGTTGGGAAAGATCGGCTGATAAAATATTGGGATGCTGATAAATTTGAATTGCTGTTGACTCTCGAAGGACATCATGCAGATGTCTGGTGTCTTGCAATAAGTAATCGTGGTGATTTCGTGGTCACTGGATCTCATGACCGATCAATCCGCCGATGGGATCGTACAGAAGAGCAGTTTTTCATTGAG GAAGAAAAGGAGAAAAGGTTGGAGGAAATGTTTGAGGCTGATCTTGACAATGGTTTTGAAAACAAGTATGCACCAAAGGAAGAAGTACCGGAGGAGGGTGCTGTGGCTTTAGCTGGGAAAAAAACCCAGGAGACCCTTACTGCCAGTGACTTAATTATCGAGAGATTAGACATAGCAGAAGCTGAGAAAAAGCGTATTGCAGAACATGAG gaggagaaaaataataaaaatgctgCTGCATTCCAAGCAAATCCGCTTATGAATGGGCTTTCCCCTTCTGATTATGTTCTTAGTGCATTCTCAGATATTCACTCCAATGATCTTGAGCAAACATTATTG GCTTTACCCTTTTCTGATGCTTTGAAACTTCTGTCATACTTGAAGGATTGGACTTCATATTCAGATAAG GTCGAGCTTATTTGCCGGATAGGAACACTACTGTTGCAGACACATTATAATCAGCTGCTTACTACACCGGCTGCTAGACCTATTTTGACTGCTTTCAGCGACATTTTTTATGAACATGTCAAG GGATGGAAAGATATCTTTGGTTTTAACCTTGCAGCGATGGATCATATCCAG CAAATTCTGGCTACGAGATCAGATGCTATTTTCCGTGATGCAAGATCTAAACTACTAGAGATACATGCTAAACAATCGAAACATGTAGCAGAAAGTTACGACACTGGAGaagggaagaggaggaagaagtag